The following are encoded together in the Streptomyces sp. NBC_00341 genome:
- a CDS encoding NUDIX hydrolase, which yields MLLYMSQPQEATPPPLHSVSVAGVVVREDGRLLAIRRADNGTWELPGGILELSETPEAGVAREVWEETGIHVEVDQLTGVYKNTTRGIVALVFRCKPSGGTERTSSESTAVSWLTPDEVSERMAEVYAIRLLDALDGNGPHVRSHDGKQFIPAG from the coding sequence ATGCTCCTCTACATGAGTCAACCACAGGAAGCGACACCCCCTCCCCTGCACTCCGTGTCCGTAGCCGGAGTAGTGGTGCGCGAGGACGGCCGCCTCCTGGCGATCCGCCGAGCCGACAACGGCACCTGGGAGCTCCCCGGCGGCATCCTCGAACTCAGCGAGACACCCGAGGCCGGCGTTGCCCGCGAGGTCTGGGAAGAGACAGGCATCCACGTCGAGGTGGACCAGCTCACCGGCGTATACAAGAACACGACCCGAGGCATCGTCGCCCTGGTCTTCCGCTGCAAGCCCTCCGGCGGCACCGAGCGCACATCAAGCGAGTCGACAGCCGTCTCCTGGCTCACACCCGACGAAGTCAGCGAGCGCATGGCCGAGGTCTACGCGATCCGCCTCCTTGACGCCTTGGACGGCAACGGCCCTCACGTGCGGAGCCACGACGGCAAGCAGTTCATCCCTGCGGGATAA
- a CDS encoding AIPR family protein, which translates to MQDSRGQAQADSPLELHQIVKSLTRKYEGLIDLSDAPLREEIRTQVFLSRALAATAVQILTDCTAEDSVAAVTDGRDDLGIDAVAISSATNELWLIQAKWNPRGMARFGEAEALKLIHGFRTLDNQRFDRFNARLQVFSDRIHQVLTAPHPRIYLVAVLMGNEGLTQSARHILEDAISDLDGAAEYRIISKADIHAAIREELSPDPVRITATLSEGWFTHDMPYRAFVGTVSAEEAAWWYQAHGNSLFALNVRKFLGLTTVNQKLVASPMDNPDEFWYFNNGVTIVCDRYEMEFFGRRMPGQPARIELFNASIVNGAQTVASLHEASSYRRDALQDARVMVRVIVVKGAPRGFAQRVTLATNTQNRIEPQDFVALDPVQTRIREDFRLSLGKEYAIRRGEVTPSLVAGCTMAEAATALACTHPNPTLATIARYSSGRLWESAPEGIYTQLFGHQPSAHQIWRSVLLLRSVQRSLHEAADTLAGRAAYIADRGALLVAHLVFQGMDNETIDDPESTWESALDEVPGRVAHVLARLISQVDELYGPHSFLSRLFVNADACRELVRGVLSSSKDQRDPVAVLTAYKENATLKKRVHRRPNSVRILVEHHHIPDGALLMYHPGRIEEDAVGTWLNEDPKRFMATWVNDSRKPLLWAADNRQYSPSGLIMHIWQSAGWAESPVAVRGSAHWSVPGGASLVDLATQLYESNNDDTSASPPERGVIDTRQDGTSGA; encoded by the coding sequence ATGCAGGACTCACGGGGTCAGGCCCAGGCCGACAGCCCTCTGGAATTACACCAGATCGTAAAATCGCTCACTCGGAAATACGAAGGGCTCATCGATCTGAGCGACGCCCCGCTTCGAGAGGAAATCCGAACGCAGGTGTTCTTGTCGCGAGCGCTGGCAGCGACAGCAGTTCAGATTCTCACTGACTGCACTGCCGAGGACTCAGTAGCTGCGGTTACGGACGGTCGCGACGATCTCGGAATCGACGCGGTGGCCATTTCCTCGGCCACCAACGAACTCTGGCTCATCCAGGCGAAGTGGAATCCCCGCGGTATGGCACGGTTTGGGGAGGCGGAAGCCCTCAAGCTAATCCACGGGTTCCGGACCCTGGATAACCAGCGGTTTGATCGGTTCAACGCGCGCCTCCAAGTCTTCTCCGATCGAATCCATCAGGTCCTGACAGCGCCGCACCCCAGGATTTATCTAGTGGCCGTCTTGATGGGGAATGAGGGGTTGACTCAATCAGCCCGCCATATCCTCGAAGATGCGATTTCCGACCTTGACGGAGCGGCAGAATATCGCATTATATCCAAAGCCGACATCCATGCCGCAATTCGCGAAGAACTATCACCAGACCCTGTACGAATCACCGCAACTCTTTCCGAGGGCTGGTTTACTCATGACATGCCGTATCGGGCATTCGTGGGCACCGTCTCAGCCGAAGAGGCAGCCTGGTGGTACCAGGCGCATGGGAATTCACTCTTTGCGCTAAATGTCAGAAAATTCTTGGGTCTCACAACGGTAAACCAAAAACTGGTCGCCAGCCCAATGGATAACCCGGACGAATTCTGGTACTTCAATAACGGAGTTACCATCGTATGCGACCGATATGAGATGGAATTTTTCGGGCGCAGAATGCCTGGGCAACCTGCCCGGATCGAGTTGTTCAATGCAAGCATCGTCAATGGCGCCCAGACCGTGGCTTCTCTTCACGAGGCTTCCAGTTACAGGCGCGATGCCTTGCAAGACGCCAGGGTGATGGTGCGCGTAATCGTCGTCAAGGGCGCCCCTAGGGGATTCGCGCAGCGTGTCACGCTAGCAACGAATACACAGAATCGAATTGAGCCGCAGGATTTTGTGGCGCTCGACCCAGTGCAGACCCGGATCCGTGAGGATTTTAGGCTTTCCCTTGGCAAAGAGTACGCAATCCGGCGTGGGGAAGTCACACCCTCATTGGTCGCCGGTTGCACCATGGCCGAGGCAGCCACCGCACTCGCTTGCACTCACCCGAATCCCACACTGGCGACAATTGCCCGGTACTCAAGTGGGCGTCTCTGGGAATCTGCTCCAGAAGGCATCTACACACAACTCTTTGGTCATCAGCCGTCTGCCCATCAAATCTGGCGCTCAGTTCTTTTGCTGCGAAGCGTCCAACGCTCCCTCCACGAAGCAGCAGATACATTGGCGGGTAGAGCAGCCTATATCGCGGATCGCGGAGCTCTATTGGTTGCCCACCTCGTATTCCAGGGCATGGACAACGAGACAATCGACGACCCCGAATCCACATGGGAGTCCGCGCTCGATGAGGTTCCGGGGCGAGTGGCTCACGTGCTTGCCCGACTCATTTCGCAGGTAGACGAGCTATATGGACCTCACAGCTTTCTCTCTCGCCTCTTCGTCAACGCGGATGCATGCCGTGAACTCGTTCGAGGCGTTCTATCCTCATCAAAAGATCAACGCGATCCGGTCGCGGTGCTCACGGCGTATAAAGAGAATGCAACGCTCAAAAAACGCGTGCACCGCCGCCCCAATAGCGTTCGGATTCTGGTTGAGCACCATCACATCCCCGATGGTGCGTTGCTGATGTACCATCCCGGTCGCATTGAGGAGGATGCCGTCGGAACATGGCTCAACGAGGATCCAAAGCGATTCATGGCGACATGGGTCAATGACTCCCGAAAGCCTCTTCTATGGGCTGCCGATAATCGACAATATTCTCCCAGCGGTCTAATTATGCACATTTGGCAAAGCGCCGGCTGGGCGGAAAGTCCGGTTGCGGTAAGAGGTTCCGCCCACTGGTCGGTTCCGGGGGGTGCCTCGCTGGTCGATCTAGCGACACAGCTATACGAGTCTAACAATGACGATACGAGCGCGAGCCCGCCTGAGCGGGGCGTGATCGATACTCGTCAGGATGGCACGAGCGGTGCCTAA
- a CDS encoding serine/threonine-protein kinase — translation MARAVPKRIIGERYEIRGSIKSGGMGHVWRAYDVVLERDVAIKLIRQGLADDSEELAQRFRNEALIHAKLTHSGIPKVHDALLNAAADGPYIVMELIQGESLAEIITVSGRMPIHWTACLGVHLCSILHHAHDISVVHRDIKPDNIMVAVDGTVRLLDFGIAVTPDPSLSRLTSAGKVVGTYVYMAPEQIEESNITPSTDLYSFGVLLYQLLIGRPPFEGSTGQLMRHHLFSSPITPRSLRPEIDAQLDELVMGLLAKKPSERPEGALEVARRLFTHAPSGSGYLSVPGLPDLIHPTLPVPSARGAGNFTGKPFPGSRPARILSVAARMAEAFQLLADGRVSEAVASYQELAEELGKAGPGRASDAQKCRIRAAICRIKLNQEEQALEELQIELKDLLRIHPATHPQVLEVRKYIGFLLRVLRRFSEAAAVLAELHGDLVQERGFDSEEALVVRNELVKIRRKNTR, via the coding sequence ATGGCACGAGCGGTGCCTAAGCGAATCATTGGTGAGCGGTACGAGATTCGTGGGTCGATTAAATCCGGAGGCATGGGCCATGTTTGGCGCGCCTACGACGTGGTACTCGAACGCGATGTTGCCATCAAGCTGATCCGCCAGGGTCTTGCCGACGACAGCGAAGAATTGGCTCAGCGCTTTCGTAACGAGGCCCTGATTCATGCAAAGCTCACCCACTCCGGCATTCCCAAAGTCCATGACGCCCTATTAAACGCCGCAGCTGACGGCCCCTACATCGTGATGGAGTTGATCCAAGGCGAAAGCCTGGCAGAAATCATAACCGTATCGGGGAGGATGCCCATCCATTGGACTGCCTGCCTTGGGGTTCATCTCTGCTCCATATTGCATCACGCGCACGATATTTCTGTCGTTCACCGCGACATTAAGCCTGACAACATCATGGTCGCTGTCGACGGAACCGTGAGGCTGCTGGATTTCGGTATTGCAGTGACCCCAGATCCCTCACTCTCTCGGTTGACGTCGGCCGGAAAAGTGGTGGGCACATACGTCTACATGGCACCGGAACAGATCGAAGAGTCGAATATCACTCCAAGTACCGATCTCTATTCCTTCGGCGTCCTCCTGTATCAACTCTTGATCGGAAGGCCACCGTTCGAAGGTTCTACAGGGCAGCTTATGAGGCATCATCTGTTTTCCTCACCAATCACTCCTCGCAGTTTGCGCCCCGAAATTGATGCGCAACTGGACGAGCTAGTGATGGGGTTGCTCGCTAAGAAACCAAGTGAACGGCCTGAGGGCGCACTTGAGGTCGCACGTCGACTGTTTACCCATGCTCCAAGCGGATCAGGGTATTTGAGTGTTCCTGGGCTGCCAGACCTCATTCATCCCACCCTTCCAGTTCCATCGGCGCGCGGCGCTGGAAATTTCACAGGCAAGCCGTTTCCTGGATCTCGTCCCGCGCGTATCCTTTCGGTGGCAGCTCGAATGGCCGAGGCCTTTCAGCTACTTGCAGACGGTCGGGTCAGCGAAGCTGTCGCTTCTTACCAAGAGCTGGCTGAAGAACTCGGTAAGGCTGGGCCAGGGCGAGCCTCCGATGCACAGAAGTGCCGCATTCGCGCTGCCATTTGCCGCATCAAGCTGAATCAAGAGGAACAAGCCCTTGAAGAGCTGCAAATTGAGCTTAAGGACCTCCTGCGGATCCATCCTGCAACGCACCCCCAGGTGCTCGAGGTACGAAAATACATCGGATTTCTACTCCGGGTCTTGCGACGCTTCTCCGAGGCTGCTGCGGTGTTGGCAGAGTTGCATGGTGACCTAGTACAAGAACGCGGTTTTGACTCTGAGGAAGCTCTTGTAGTTCGCAATGAGCTAGTCAAAATCCGAAGAAAAAACACAAGATAG
- a CDS encoding GntR family transcriptional regulator produces the protein MTGSVPSRHHDIADDLRHQITTGSIKPGERLPSEAGLAARYRVSTVTLRRALAVLQGEGLVEKIHGKGNFVRHPRRKILYVGGWGTLDPWTAAEPTLRVTVRSTTVPASVHLTMLLNVPTGSPLAEYSCLSLEQGSPHGLARIYIPRDLAPAGVLDDDFVCRETVTRFAVLGPSPATVRETVCARSPTPDEASALRIGSTAAVLAITRIATDSTGRVVEAALLAFPGDRVDAVFTAHHVLDERQTQG, from the coding sequence GTGACCGGCTCCGTGCCCTCTCGTCACCACGACATCGCCGACGATCTCCGCCACCAGATCACGACGGGCAGCATCAAGCCTGGCGAGCGCCTACCGTCCGAAGCCGGCCTGGCCGCCCGGTACAGGGTCAGCACCGTGACCCTGCGACGTGCTCTCGCCGTGCTCCAGGGCGAAGGGCTCGTCGAGAAGATTCACGGCAAGGGCAACTTCGTCCGTCACCCCCGCCGCAAGATTCTGTACGTCGGCGGCTGGGGCACGCTGGACCCCTGGACCGCGGCTGAGCCAACGTTGCGCGTCACGGTTCGCAGCACCACAGTTCCGGCCTCCGTGCACCTGACGATGCTGCTGAACGTGCCAACAGGCAGCCCCCTCGCGGAGTACTCCTGCCTCAGCCTCGAACAAGGATCACCACACGGCCTGGCCCGCATCTACATCCCGCGCGACCTGGCCCCGGCCGGAGTGCTCGACGACGACTTCGTGTGCCGGGAGACGGTCACGAGATTCGCCGTCCTCGGCCCGTCGCCGGCCACCGTCCGAGAGACGGTATGCGCCCGCTCTCCGACCCCGGACGAAGCGTCGGCCCTTCGGATCGGATCCACCGCAGCAGTCCTGGCGATCACTCGTATCGCCACTGACTCCACCGGCCGCGTTGTCGAAGCCGCACTCCTGGCTTTCCCGGGAGACCGCGTCGACGCCGTTTTCACCGCCCACCACGTGCTCGACGAGAGGCAGACACAAGGATGA